The nucleotide sequence TATTTTTGGCAAAAGAAGCTTCACAAACCGCTTTTATCTCACCTGGAAATTCTATTTCAAACTTTATTTCCCCGTCGACCTCTTCAAACTTACCATCTTGACGTGTTATTTCCGCATAGTTGATATACAACGGCTCCATTCCGGTAATGTGTCTTGCTGCCTGAATACAGTAGATTCCAACATCCATGAGCGCACCACCGCCAAACATTTTTTTAAGCCTCCACTGTCCCGGAGATCCTGCTTCAAAGCCAAAACCGGCTTTAATATGTTTGATGTTGCCAAGTTCTTTTTCCTGTCCCAGTTTTATGATTTCCTGATTATGCGGTTCGAAATGTAAGCGGTAACCAATTAGTAGTCTAACACCTGCGTCTTCACAAGCCGATATCATTTGTTTGCACTCTAATGTATTTGATGCCATCGGTTTTTCACAGATGACGTGTTTGCCTGCTTGTGCCGCTCTAATAGTATATTCTGCATGCATAGAATTAGGCAAGACAATATATACTACCTCGATTTCCTTATTTTTTGAAATATTGTCAAATGTGCTGTAATCGTAAATGCTTTCGTCTTTCAGGTTGTATTTCTCTTTCCATTTTTTTGCTTTGTCTGGAGAGCCTGTAACAATGCCTGCCAGATAGAAGCTTTCGCTATGCTCTATTGCTTGAGCAAGTTGGTTGGTAGCATATTTCCCTAAACCCACCAGCGCAATTCCATACTTTCCGTTTTTCATAATGCCTTTTTATTAATAAACTCTTAATTGGCGATAGGGTTTGTATTTGCTAGTGAAAGGGTTGGCTTTTAGTATGTTGCTTATTTAGGTTAGAACGCGCTTTTCTGAGTTTTCTACTTTAGTTTTGAAAATAGACGGAAGTGAATTGTTTTATAGGGTTTCCCATTTAAGTCTCTAGGGAGTACTAAGTTATTTTTGTCTAAGACAAAAAGTAAGGCCCTGCCGGCGAGGCAAAAAGCCACTAAGCGAGCCTAAGTAAGCTAATAAACACATAAGATATCTAAATGGATAACCCTATTGTTTTATTTTGTATCTTTATATTGGGTCTCCTGAAAATCACTATATAGTCATTATAAGTTCTATTTATGCATTCATTTAAACACACACTTTGCTTAATTGCTGTTTTGTTGCT is from Cytophagaceae bacterium ABcell3 and encodes:
- a CDS encoding Gfo/Idh/MocA family oxidoreductase, with protein sequence MKNGKYGIALVGLGKYATNQLAQAIEHSESFYLAGIVTGSPDKAKKWKEKYNLKDESIYDYSTFDNISKNKEIEVVYIVLPNSMHAEYTIRAAQAGKHVICEKPMASNTLECKQMISACEDAGVRLLIGYRLHFEPHNQEIIKLGQEKELGNIKHIKAGFGFEAGSPGQWRLKKMFGGGALMDVGIYCIQAARHITGMEPLYINYAEITRQDGKFEEVDGEIKFEIEFPGEIKAVCEASFAKNIDYVHAETEEGWFELSPAFEYQGLKGSTSNGPLNIENINQQKAQLDAMADAIYNNTEITADAEEGLKDMGIIEAIFKAAETGKPVNLTEKQSLHQADRRW